From the genome of Trypanosoma brucei brucei TREU927 chromosome 11 chr11_scaffold01 genomic scaffold, whole genome shotgun sequence:
aaggtgtgcttgtgtgttccCTCGGGACCACTTTGCTCGCGTATGCTTTTTGAGAAGTACTTGGAAGAGTTCTATGCGGAGGAATTCAACCCCGCACTATCTGCGTTGGCGGACATGGGCGGCTACAAATGCACCGCGTGGCTACGGTCCTCGCTTACATGCCGCTACGAGGGACTTTACGTACCGGGTGTGCGTGTAGCAGAGGCTGCCGCGAGGTTACTAAGCTGCGATATCCTTGGCGAAGGCGGTGGTTGTTCCTGTGAGCGTGTGGTATTTGAAGAGGGAATCTTTGGTCTAACGCCCCGCTGGCTGGAAACCGTAATGAAAACGGCGGCATCATGTGGCGTTCCAATGAGGTGTGTGATGTTGGCGCTCTGCCGCGGTGAGAGTGGAAATGTCGGAGAAAACTACGTTCTCTCCAAGGCTATGGAAGTGGGCATCGACACAATAGCCGTAACAGCTGTTCccactcctctttttccagGCACAGAGGGGCTTCTGGGAATCGATGATGTCCGAACCTTCGTGTCAGGGTGGAACGACGCGGGAAACGCGGCCGCCTCCCTTGAAGAACTCGAGTTGGTGGATGATTGTGTGGAGTACTGCGCTTTGGTGCGGAAGCAATGGCAGTCGTTGATGCCAACGATATAAACGAACAGTGCCTGTGACAGCTGCCACTGTCAGTCATTTCGGTATGTCGCGTAAATATCCTTGATGTGTACATTTGCGCATTCACTGTGGTAGCCGTTGTTGTCGAGATTATTAACGAATTTCTTTGGTGTTGTCGTGCTGTTTCCTGCTGCTGATTCCATCCTAATCGTGTTCATCGGGAGACTATGAAGAACTGTGTCTTTCCGACTTCATGTTATCTTATGATTCTTAACGATACACTTCGTTGTCGTTGATATCGTCCTTAAGTGCATGTGCAACTGGTGTCCGATTAACTGTCCTACGTCATGATAGAACCGATtaatttttgcttttccccccctcccacacacacattcgAAGATGTTTACGAAAAAACGACTGGCTGTGCATCAGGTCCGCAGCTCTGCCACGCGGCGCACTGCGAGTGGCATCACTCGCAATGATATCGGGTGTGGTACTGTTGGTTGTAAACTCTGTGCCTCAACGGCATGTCAAAACAGTGGCAACAGCAGCTCACTCGTCCCAACAGCACCCATAATGATCCCCGACGCCGTCACCATCCTACATAATATGAATGCTATGGAGGATGCCCGAATACAGAATATTGTTCTGCTCTCCACCGTCATGTCGGAGGTGCAAGAGCGCAACAAGGCCATATATGCGCGACTCCAGCGTTTGGTAGGTGGTGAAAGAAAGCAGTGCTACGTCTTCTCAAACGATCGCCACGAGCAGACTCATTGTGTGATGCAGAGCGAAGAAACGCGGAGCGACTTCAATGATCGTTGCGTTCGTGTGGCAGGTCGATGGTACGCACAGCATCTTGCCCTCGCCTTCCCAGCCGTAACGGGCGTAGCGGAGATTCCAAGCGTTGTGTTAGTTTCACATGACAAACTACTGCAGAGTGCACCTAATTCAGCGCAGGCTGAGGAAAATATCTCTAACCTTTCGTGCCTCACACTGCGACAGTTTTTAGAGGGATGCGTAACGGCTGGAACGGACTTGCTGGAGATGATACAACCCGACAGACcagtggaaggaaaggaacagGGATCAGCGAGAGCGCTGTTTTCCCCACACCTCGCCGAGAGTGCCTTGGATCTTGGGGTTCAAAATGGTACGTACCTTCGTGGAAAGCTGCGTGTTAGCGAAACGAATTGTTTTTTTGGCGAGATCCGCGGGCAATGGAAGGGGCACAACTTCGAGCGGGTGCTGCTGCCCGGACGGACGAACCTCAATCGTGCCATTCATGGGGACATTGTTACGGTGGAGTTACTTCCGGTGGCTTCGTGGCGCCCTTTGAGGGGTGCGAAACCAACGGAAGAGATGAACGATACCGGTGCAGGCGGTGATGATCACGAAAATAGCGGTCGTGAGGGTATCGGTGAGGAGTCAGAAGGAGCAGCACTGGCGCGTGGCTACACGCCCGTTGGCCGAGTTGTCGGCATCACCACCATGAACCGACGCCCCTTCTGTGGCAGCATCGATGTTGAAGAATTGAACAAACTGGCAGATACGTTGGACACGCTAACAGGTACGGTGAGTGTGCTGTTTCAGCCGAAGGACAATCGCATCCCCCGCATCCGTATTACTACGGCTCATCTAGGGGCTCTAAAGGATAAGAGGTTAAGTGTTATTATTGATGACTGGGGGGAGCACAGCAGCTTCCCCGTGGGTCACTACGTTGAGGTCCTCGGTACTATTGGTGACAAGGACACGGAAGCAAAGGTGATCCTTCTGGAGAATGACATACCGCACTATGACTTTAGCGAGGCGGTGTATGACTGCCTTCCAAAGGGCGAGTGGAACGTCACTGAAGAGGAACTTGGCAACCGGTTGGATCTTCGCGACCTCTGCGTTGTCAGTGTTGATCCACTTGGATGCCGAGATATCGACGATGCGCTTCACTGCCGCAGAGTGAATGGAAACCACTTGGAGGTCGGCGTTCACATCGCCGATGTTACGCACTTCCTGAAAGAGGGCACCGCGATGGACGAGGAGGCGGCGAAGAGAAGCACAAGTGTGTATCTCGTAGATAGACGTATCAATATGCTCCCTCAACTTCTCACGGAAAACTTGTGTTCTATTGTTGCTGACGAGGACAGATATGCATTCTCAATTATGTGGGAGTTTGATGAGAATTACTCTGTAGTACGTGAGTTCTTTGGGAAGACGGTAATCCGTTCTCGTGCTGCACTTTATTACGGTGATGCACAACGTATGATCGACGACCCTGAGGATGAGAGTGAGGCTGCTGTTTCCCTGCGGTATCTCATGCAGCTGAGTCGTCACTTCAGGAAAAGGCGCGAAAAAGACGGTGCCCTGTTCTTGTGTTCGCAGGAGTTTAAGTTTAAGGTTGACAACGATCACGTGAATCCAACGGACATGCAAGCATATCAGACTTTTGATTCTAACTCGATGATTGAGGAATGGATGCTTTTCGCCAATGCAGCGGCGGCACGGCGCGTGTACGCCAGTTTTCCTCGGTGGACCCTCCTGCGTCGCCATCAGGCCCCCGCTGAGAATGCTTTCGACACGCTGAATGAGGCAATACGTAGGAAGATTGGTCTGAAACTCGACGACACCACATCCCTTGCGTTAAACGAATCGTTAGAGAAATGTGTTGATCCATCTGATCCCTATTTCAACAGGCTTATCCGCACCCTTGTCACTAGATGTCTGCGTCAGGCACAGTATTTTTCAAGTAGCGAGGTGTCGAAGGACGAGTTTCACCATTTCGGTCTTGCCATGCCTATTTACACGCACTTTACCTCCCCTATTCGTCGGTACGCGGACGTAATTGTGCATCGGCAGCTTGCAGCAGCGCTCGGAATTATGGATGTTAGCGAAGCTCATATGGTTTCCGTTAAGATGGAGGCATTGGCCTCCAATCTTAACTACCGCCACGAGCAAGCGCAGAAGGCTGGACGCGACTCGCAAAATCTCTTTACAGGATTCTACTTGCGTAACTTCGCAAACCAGGAAATACCATCGGAGGACGGTTATGTGGTTAAGTTGTCGGAAACACATGTGTTTGTTCTTGTTCCAAAGTATGGCCAGGAAGGGAAAATCGCGAAAGAGACGCTGGTTCGCGTGCCCAACTTACTTGATAAGGTGAAGGTTGGTATTGAAGTGCGGCAACGCGGTGATGTGCTCCGGGCTTCGCTAGTCTTTTCGATTATTGGTTTAACGAAGGGTTGTGAGGACGTCAGTGAACCAGTCGCAATAGCGGGTGAAGATTTACCGTTGAAGAGGCAGCGGCTGGAGGAGGGGCAACAGTAAACAAGCCCAACAGATAGCTGCGCCTTCATCTTGAGACTGGTGGGGCTGTTCGCTTCGAAGGGTGGTGCGCAAACGGTTGCCGGTGATAAGCTTTTCAGGCGTTTGATGCGAAATGATTTAATCGAAGATAAGTGTAAGTCATAATCAGCTCACAGACGGCCGTTGCCCGCCATTACTGGGCCTTTAAcatcctttccctctttcgctgttttccctcttctttttttgttttttagcgCACTGTATTAACATTATTATTCTGATTCCTACTTTGCATACTTCCCcgccttttttgttctccgTTGTGGTACCACGCGTGACACAATGCGGATGTAGCTGGTATCCTTCATCATTTGTTTTCGGCATGAATGGGAGGCTGTACTGTTTGATCCGGCGTATCACCTCCCCACCCGTGGCTACTCGTTTGATTAAGGAGGAATTGTGCTTATCCATGGCTGCCATTGCGCGTCTGCCTCTACGAAGGGATCAACTGGCACATGTAACGAACACGGAGGCCATAACTACAAGGGCGCAACGCATCAGCCATTTATGCACTCCCACAGAACTAGGAATGATAGCGGAGGGTGCCGAAGCACTCTCTTGTAATCGTTTCGATCTGGCAGATGCTCTCATTGATGGTGCGTATGAGTCTGTGCGCAGAGCAGCTTCATCTACGCGCCTGAGTCACGTAAGTGCAATTGCTCGGTATTCGGCTTCAATTAAAACTTATGGCAACGAAACAATTACCACCCTTCTGAAGGCGGGTGCGAGTTTGCTTCAAAAGAATGACTCGGTACCCGTGCTGAAATCGTTCTTGGGTGTCGCTCAATCACACCTCACAGATGGAGAAATGAGGGTGTTGATTGATGAAATGTGCGCCAAGGCAACGGAGGAACAACGCCTCTGTATTAACAGCATTGGCACGCAGTCTTTGGCCAAAGACGCCGCGAAGTGTGGGGAGGAGACGTTAACGAAGGGAAACGAAGACGGGGACGAAACTGCTGTCGATGATGAGGAAACACAAGCATGGGATATGTTACGCGCACGGCAGTGGATGTTACAATTGGTGAGGTGTGGGAAGCCACCAACGGCAGCTGAGGCGGTGCAGGCGATGGAGCTCTACGCACACTTTGCCGTTCGGGACTTTGTTTTACATGAAAAGATTGAGGACTTAGTACTGTTAGTCCTTCCTACCGGCAACAAATTTCATTTGAACGAAATGCACAAAATAGTACTGAGGTCTCCCAACCTCTTCCCGCGAGTGCGCAATACTCTAGGCCAAGATCATAGCGGAGTTTCCGATGTCCACCGTGCCGATCGCGGTGTTGAGTGGAGTGACGATCCCGCCTCTTCCCTAACAACAACCTACACAACCTCCAGGGCATACAGTATGTTGCTGCTGGGTCAGAGATTGTCAGAGGACATAATGTTTGATGTCGTACAGGAGCAGAGTGAAACCATTCCCGTTGATGTGGCGGCGCAGGCGGCATGTCTATTTGCTGAAAAGGGTGACATTCCTGAAGGCGTCATCTTGCGCCTCTCGGCAGAACTCGAACACATTAGTCCACAAGGAGTTACGGCGTTTGTCAGGGCAGCTCGACGCGATTCTTCCGGAGCATTGCTGCCCCACTACGCGGCCGTTCTTAACCGGTTTACTGAGAGGGATCTCTGTGACACGCCACTGGAGACGCTGCTGCAAATGTGTGAAGTGTTTGCACTACCAGCCCCCCGAGGCACCAGTGAGGGAGACAACGACTCTATAAATGAGTCCCAGAGTAAGTTTCAGAAAGCGTTGATAGTGCGGCTTTTCTCAGTGATACAGGGTTCCCGCGATGTGCCGTTCCTTTGTAAAGTGGCGAAGGCAGTGCGCGCGTTCGACGCAAATGACGAGTTGATAcaatttgtttgttcttccaTCTGCGCTCAGGGGGCTCTCTCCGAATGCGAAGCACTCATTGCGTTTGATATGATACGATGCTGCGACTTTGTTTATGAGCCGCTATTAGACGCCATGGAACCCGTGTTCCGCCGACTTGTCGAGTCTGTGTCCGCGATGTTGGAAGGTAAGTCCACCATCAATGATGTAGAAGTACGACGCTGTGCCTGTTTTGCCACGCTTCAGTCAGAGTTTGACTGCCCCGATTTTGAAACGCTGGCATCACTTCTGGTGCACACAGTGGAGAAAAATGTGACCGGCTGTCCTGTCGAGCTCATCCCGTCGGTTGGATTGCTCTGCGTCAGGACGAGGCGCACAAGTGCTCTTTATATCGTTGGCAACAAATTAGAAGGGAACATGCAACAGCTGTCTGACGATGCCATTGGCGAGTTAGCGCGGCTGCTCGTGGGCACAGAGAATTTGGCAACAAAGGAGCTGGCAGTCGAATTTCAATCCGTTGTTGTGAGTCGTCTGTTACGCCAACAATCTTTACCACCGGACGTTGTCGCCTTGTCGGCTGTTGTATGGCTTCGACAGGGTGACAAAGTGGGGACTATCGACGAACGGTCAGTTGATTACATTATCAAGTGGATGTACGCAATCGGTTCGAGTGTGTACACAGATTTGTGCCTTGCAGTTCACTTGTCGGCGTCAGTGGAGTCGCTCTCGAACGCGCTCATTGATGATCTCCCGAGGAGACTGGAGCTGCTGACGACCAACGAGATGGCGAATGCTATATTTGGTCTCGGTGAGGTTTCTGATATGGGAGCACGCCTTTCTCACCAACTGGTCGCGGAGAGATGTTCGGACTACGTTGTTGATCATTCGCAGGAGTTCTGGAGTGGGAAAGTTATTGCGCGGCTTCTGTATGGTTTCTCGCGCATGCATTGCACAAAGCGAAGCCTATATAACGTGTTCGCAACGCGCCTTGCTCATCGGCCagtgttttcccttttggaTCAAGAGGCAATCAGTTTTGCTATAGCCGCCTTTGGAAGGGTGAAGTACCTCGACAAGAAACTCTTTGACCGCTTCACGCGTTGGATATTGGATCACTCAAAGGATCTGAACGCTGCGGAGTTACTCTTGACTATAAGGGGTGTCAGCCGCGTGATGTTGTTGAACGACCAACTGTACGACGACCTTGGGTCAAAGGCCGCagagaaggtaaaagaaTTCCCAATCGAGTCTCAGTGCGTGCTTTTGTCGTCTTTTGGGTCACTCGGCGTTGAACACGAGAGGCTCGCGTCTCGGATGGTTTCAAGCATCGCAGAGAATAGGGAAGAGTTGACAGACGCTACCAAGGCTGTCGATGTCATTACCTCCCTGTGGTCAATGAACTATGACGTTGAGGACGATAAGCATGTGGCACAACTGGCGGATTGGGTGGTGCAGCGGGCGGAGGAACTGACTGATGAGTCTATTGGTAAGTTGTGTCTTGTGTTAAGCGACACTAACTGGCGACACGTTCCACTTGTACGAGCAATAGCCGAGCAGTCGGTACGATTGCAAGGTCAACAAAGCATTTCTCCCAAGTGCTGCAGGGAGGTGCTAGATGTGCTCGGAACCTTTATGATACACCATCAGGGTGCCCGCGAGAATCTTTCGGCACTCGGTAGGAGTATAAGCAAAGAGAGGATTCAGCTttctgaagaggaggaacagCATCTTCAGCTTCTATTGAGACGCTGACGGTTTGCTTTTTCACAGAGAACTTTCATGGATGATGTTTGACCATTATTTCTTGCCACGTTGTCCCTAGCACTCTCCTTTTACCACTTCTCAGTTGTCAACACGTGCCATGGGCCACTACCAGtgtaatttatttattcttttttttttgcaagaCTGGCAGGCAGGAAGGCGCCGGTGCGTGTGAGAAGATACATGCCCCTAAATGCAAGGCATCTACCCTCCCCCTCCGTATGATTGCGCGCACGGCATTTCGCATAATAATTTATCATATGTTTGTGAGCGCGGCACGCGACGGAAGGACCGAGTAGCGAGTGGTGTTGATGGAAAGTTAAGTGGAGAGAGACGGCCAGAAGGGGGTTACTTAACGGTTTCTGCACgaataataattttaaaaaataggaTCTGTGTAGTTGCGGCAACGTAAATATACGTTTGCGCGTGAAGAGTTGTGAGGTTGTTCCGTCGTGTCCGTGTGCTGCCCTAGGGTAAGAATACGTGCATGCGCACATGCTGTCTAAcgcacttctttttccctttgctttACTTTATGTCTGCCCCGTTGAGGATACATAAGGTGTGGGTGGGAAGCTTCACAGGAGTCGAATACGGGCAGCcattaattattttttttagttggTGCTTCGATTTGCATTAATCACAAAAGATGAAGGACCAACGAACCACTATTCTTGATTCCGTTCTCGACACGATCGGTTCAACACCATGCATACGCCTCAATCGCCTGCCGAATATGCACGGGATCCAGTGTGAAGTCGTGGCTAAATGCGAATTCTTTAACCCGGGGGGAAGCGTGAAGGACCGCATCGCGCTAAAAATGGTGCTTGACGCGGAGGCCAGTGGGAGACTTCCTCCTAACAGCACGCTTGTTGAGGCAACGAGTGGAAACACCGGCATTGGCCTCAGTTTGGTGGGCTCCGTTCGGGGCCACCGCGTGGTGATCACAATGCCAAAGAAGATGTCCCatgaaaaggaggtggtggttCGCGCTCTAGGGGCTGAGGTTATCCGAACCGAAACTTCGCTGGCATGGGACCATCCAGAGAGCCTTATTGGTGTGGCACGCCGCctggaaagggaggagggttaCGTGTTCTTGGATCAGTACAGGAATCCAAGTAACCCAGGGGCGCACTACGAATCTACGGGACAAGAGATATACGACCAGTGCGGTGGGAAGGTGGACATGGTTATTCTTGGGGCCGGTACTGGAGGCACAATCACTGGCGTGGCGAAGAAGCTGAAGAGTTTGCTCCCTGATGTTATTGTGGTCGGCGTCGACCCCGTCGGTAGTCTTCTGGCCGATCCCGCTAATCCACCAAAGGATGCCAAACCATACTTGGTTGAAGGTATTGGTTATGACTTTGTGCCAGATGTATGCGAGAGAGAATATGTGGATAAATGGGTAAAGTCCACTGACAAGGAAAGCTTCGAACTGGCATCACAATTGCACCGTGAGGAGGGCCTATTGGTGGGGGGTAGCAGCGGTTCCGCCATGTGGGGAGTGCTGCAGGCGGCGAAGGATCTTGGCCCGAACCAACGTTGTGTTGTGGTCTTCCCGGACGGCATTAGGAATTACATGTCCAAGTTCCCTGATGTAAACTGGAGGATTGAGAAGAAACTTGAGTCCGGTGAGGTGACACGTCCCACATATGAAAACCTACAGGCAGAGCTTGAGGGTACGAGGAAGAAGCTGGCGGAATATGAAGCCAAACTCGGTTTAATTGGGAAGTGATATTCTGGCAGTGAAGCGCAGGAAGGCActgcgaaaaaaaaggggggaaaagcggAAAAGACTCAACCAGCGAGTAGCCTGTACTTGAGGAGGTGATACgtgctttattttatttcttaatTTCATTCTATATTTATATCGATTTCGTCGTTGTTATTTTATTCCAGGACATGTGCGGGGGACATCTGGCTTAAGGTGGTCGTTTAACTATAGGGGTTGTCTGCCGCAACTTTCCCCATATTTTggatgttttcatttttcgcgTTCGTTATATTATCTAATTACCCGCCGGACCGcttctgtgtgtgtgataaAAGGCTTTACAACGGTATTCTGGTGAGCGGAGGCACCTCGCGCATCGTATCTAtctataaataataatatatatatatatatatatatattcttcgCATTTGGGAAGTGGGTAGCTCGGATGCGAGGCGCTGTTCTTTGTTGTAAATCCAGTGTGCTCAGCCCCCGCCGTTTTTATTAGTCATCGactgttactattattatcatttatttatttttttcatccTGGGCACTCTATCAAGCTCAGACGCACGCATATTCACGCTCATCTAAAATAATTTTgtccaacaaaaaaagtgaggaTGGTTGGGGAGGAGTAAAATCTCTCCTTCCTGTTAAAACATAATTTTCTGACAGCGACATTTGGTACTCTGTTAGTAAGCCCGACGGTGTTTTGTCCATCTTCCCCATATATTCATGGACTTGGACGCGTCGCTGGACGTTTTTCCACTCATCTCCATCAAAAATTCCCGTGGTTTCCGccactttatttcctttcccactTCCCCTCGTTTCCCTCAATTAGAGAACAAAACTAACCCTTTATCAGGGCTAAATATTCACTTAGTTACttgccgcaaaaaaaaaaaagggaatttgTAGCGGGGGTTGCGGAGAGCGATATTCCGTGGGGTCCCCACCGGCGCCAGGTGttgacttcctttttttttttgcgtctgCGGCTTCATGTGATGCGGGTGTGCATCCGGACACCGCTGCGCTTGGTTGTTATTTGAATCTGGCCTTGGTCATTTTTTGGGGGATCACCGCCGCGGATGGAGACGTACCCCCCGTCCCGAATTTTTATTTCTGCCGGGGGTTtgccttaatttttttgcttaaaCAATGTCCTTTGCCTTCTCACCCTTCTCTCCTTCACTTAAGCGCGGCGATGAATGCGGACGAAAAAACGCGGTATGACCGGCAAATGCGGCTCTGGGGGAAGAGCACGCAGGAAAGACTACGGAGGACGGAAGTCAACATCAAGGGCATAACTTCCGCCAATGCAGAGGTGGCCAAAAATTTGGTGCTCGCCGGCGTCGGTTCCGTCGTCTTGGACGATACGGCCCCTGTTGAGGCTGCCGATCTTAAGCACAGTTTTATTCTTCAGGGTTGTAAGTTGGGGGAACGGCGGGGTGAGGCTTCGGCGGGGAAGCTCCAGTCGCTTAACCCGTACGTGGCGGTGTCGTCGAGTCGGGAAATTAGAAATAGGGATGGGGCGCCGCAGAGCAACTCGTCGCTTCGGGTTGTTTTGGCACGCGCAAAGTGTGAGGCTGACATGCTCGAGTGTGCGGGGGATCCACTGAGCGGGTCAGCGGATGTCATGCTGCTCACGGTCGACCTCGGGCACCTGACAGCGGGCTTCTTCCTTTACAGGAAACAAAAGATCCCTTTCGTGGCGCAATTAAGAGCATTACTCGATGAGGAAGTCGGCACGAGGCCCGTTGTGTTCCAGcgggtgctgttgttgttaaaaATGGCTGAATGCCCACAGGAGCTTAATTACTTTGAGCGTCTTCTCTTTGCTAAGGATTTTGTGCGTCAACGTAGTCTGCTGCAACTGACGCGTGAAGATATCGAGTTTGCCGCGGCCGCCACTGGAGAGTTGATGCACAGCACCGCGATCGAAACCACAGTGGCGGGAGGCGTGTTTGCTCAGCTCATTATTCACACAATAGGAATGGGAAGCGAAGAAATGGGAGAAGGAGAATATGCCTGGGCAATTAGTGACACCAGCGACGGTGTCGAGGTTCAAGTGGGGCACCTGCGCAACCCGTAGAGGGATCGATGCGCTCATAAGGCACGCAGCGCATGTGTTTTGGTCCGTATATTTCGTACCTTTCGCAGGCTGGATGGGATTGTGTGCAGCTGCCAACCAAAGTATCTCGTTTTCTACTCTtatgagggggggggggggttggtTGGTGCCAATAAACTTATTCGGCGGTGTGCCTCTATTCAGGGGATAAAATGCGAAACTGCCGCAAACAAAACTCATCGCAACCTTTTCTCTTGCTTTTGTCTGTAACACTAGGTGCAGCCCCAAGGGTCAATCTATTGTTTAGCGAAGGCTCGTTGCCAAGTCTTCATGTGACGGTGCCCCCAACAGCACCTGGAAGTTGTACGGGGAGTGCTTGCCGCTGGAAGTAGCTCTCTCctatcattttttctttgtccgcCAGGTGGGGTTGTTGAGATGTTGACGTCCCACAAACACATGTAACGATTTGCGTGGGTTAGTTGGTGCACGCGCACTCCAAATAATTCATGCCCTCGAACAGCCAACGCGATTGGGGCTTTGGAAATGTGATCTACGCTTGCGCCAACTTTTAGAAGATGTAGAAGAGAAGCCGCATTGCCCAACACCGCCCCAACACTTTAAACACACCAAGCGGCAGCAGAGTTAGAACTGAGAAACCATCCGGTTGCCCCGAGAAAGGGTACAAACGTGCACGCCGTCAGCACATACTACCATTGGCATCGAAACCATTgcgacaaacaaatataaaccgGCAGGAACCGATAGGAAATTTACGGAAGTAAAACTGTAAGCGCGCGTTCTTCCAAAGCACTGGCAACGCATGAGAAAGTGGGTGTGGATATGCACAATTACCGATGGGTCGACGTCCTCCACCATCATCGGGCCCAAACCACATAACACT
Proteins encoded in this window:
- a CDS encoding exosome complex exonuclease RRP44p-like protein (similar to Exosome complex exonuclease RRP44 (EC 3.1.13.-) (Ribosomal RNAprocessing protein 44) (DIS3 protein homolog) (Swiss-Prot:Q9Y2L1) (Homo sapiens)); its protein translation is MFTKKRLAVHQVRSSATRRTASGITRNDIGCGTVGCKLCASTACQNSGNSSSLVPTAPIMIPDAVTILHNMNAMEDARIQNIVLLSTVMSEVQERNKAIYARLQRLVGGERKQCYVFSNDRHEQTHCVMQSEETRSDFNDRCVRVAGRWYAQHLALAFPAVTGVAEIPSVVLVSHDKLLQSAPNSAQAEENISNLSCLTLRQFLEGCVTAGTDLLEMIQPDRPVEGKEQGSARALFSPHLAESALDLGVQNGTYLRGKLRVSETNCFFGEIRGQWKGHNFERVLLPGRTNLNRAIHGDIVTVELLPVASWRPLRGAKPTEEMNDTGAGGDDHENSGREGIGEESEGAALARGYTPVGRVVGITTMNRRPFCGSIDVEELNKLADTLDTLTGTVSVLFQPKDNRIPRIRITTAHLGALKDKRLSVIIDDWGEHSSFPVGHYVEVLGTIGDKDTEAKVILLENDIPHYDFSEAVYDCLPKGEWNVTEEELGNRLDLRDLCVVSVDPLGCRDIDDALHCRRVNGNHLEVGVHIADVTHFLKEGTAMDEEAAKRSTSVYLVDRRINMLPQLLTENLCSIVADEDRYAFSIMWEFDENYSVVREFFGKTVIRSRAALYYGDAQRMIDDPEDESEAAVSLRYLMQLSRHFRKRREKDGALFLCSQEFKFKVDNDHVNPTDMQAYQTFDSNSMIEEWMLFANAAAARRVYASFPRWTLLRRHQAPAENAFDTLNEAIRRKIGLKLDDTTSLALNESLEKCVDPSDPYFNRLIRTLVTRCLRQAQYFSSSEVSKDEFHHFGLAMPIYTHFTSPIRRYADVIVHRQLAAALGIMDVSEAHMVSVKMEALASNLNYRHEQAQKAGRDSQNLFTGFYLRNFANQEIPSEDGYVVKLSETHVFVLVPKYGQEGKIAKETLVRVPNLLDKVKVGIEVRQRGDVLRASLVFSIIGLTKGCEDVSEPVAIAGEDLPLKRQRLEEGQQ
- a CDS encoding cystathionine beta-synthase, putative — protein: MKDQRTTILDSVLDTIGSTPCIRLNRLPNMHGIQCEVVAKCEFFNPGGSVKDRIALKMVLDAEASGRLPPNSTLVEATSGNTGIGLSLVGSVRGHRVVITMPKKMSHEKEVVVRALGAEVIRTETSLAWDHPESLIGVARRLEREEGYVFLDQYRNPSNPGAHYESTGQEIYDQCGGKVDMVILGAGTGGTITGVAKKLKSLLPDVIVVGVDPVGSLLADPANPPKDAKPYLVEGIGYDFVPDVCEREYVDKWVKSTDKESFELASQLHREEGLLVGGSSGSAMWGVLQAAKDLGPNQRCVVVFPDGIRNYMSKFPDVNWRIEKKLESGEVTRPTYENLQAELEGTRKKLAEYEAKLGLIGK
- a CDS encoding ubiquitin activating enzyme, putative, which gives rise to MNADEKTRYDRQMRLWGKSTQERLRRTEVNIKGITSANAEVAKNLVLAGVGSVVLDDTAPVEAADLKHSFILQGCKLGERRGEASAGKLQSLNPYVAVSSSREIRNRDGAPQSNSSLRVVLARAKCEADMLECAGDPLSGSADVMLLTVDLGHLTAGFFLYRKQKIPFVAQLRALLDEEVGTRPVVFQRVLLLLKMAECPQELNYFERLLFAKDFVRQRSLLQLTREDIEFAAAATGELMHSTAIETTVAGGVFAQLIIHTIGMGSEEMGEGEYAWAISDTSDGVEVQVGHLRNP